Proteins encoded in a region of the Planococcus shixiaomingii genome:
- a CDS encoding Na+/H+ antiporter subunit E, translating to MPAQFLLNIMIAFLWTLLMDEDAFYLSTFFGGYIVGSVILFLMHRFFGTKFYLIRVYSTIKLLLIFISELTQSSLLIIKQILSPKLKIQPGIFTYEHNMEGPYELTTLALLLTLTPGSVVMEVSPDSKTFYIHAMDIEESRDQLMRSIKTFEKAILEVTRN from the coding sequence ATGCCTGCCCAATTTCTATTAAACATTATGATCGCTTTTCTATGGACATTGCTAATGGATGAGGATGCCTTCTACTTGAGCACATTCTTCGGCGGATATATTGTCGGCAGTGTGATTCTGTTCTTGATGCATCGTTTTTTCGGCACTAAATTTTATTTGATCCGGGTTTATTCGACTATAAAATTGCTTTTGATTTTCATCTCGGAGCTGACCCAGTCAAGCCTGCTGATTATAAAACAAATCCTAAGCCCCAAACTGAAGATCCAGCCGGGTATTTTCACATATGAGCACAACATGGAAGGCCCTTATGAGCTGACTACATTAGCTCTTTTGTTAACATTGACCCCGGGATCAGTCGTAATGGAAGTTTCACCCGACAGTAAAACTTTCTATATTCATGCCATGGATATAGAAGAATCCCGTGACCAGCTGATGCGTTCAATAAAAACTTTTGAAAAAGCTATTTTGGAGGTGACGCGAAATTGA
- a CDS encoding Na(+)/H(+) antiporter subunit F1 codes for MINIILTIALSLFLLAIILALYRIIRGPSMPDRVVALDMIGVNLISGVAVFSVVLSTHAFLEVILIVGILAFISTIALSRFVERKDIVEHKRNS; via the coding sequence TTGATAAACATCATTTTAACGATCGCTTTGTCCCTGTTCCTGTTGGCTATCATCTTGGCGCTATATCGGATTATTAGAGGCCCTTCCATGCCAGACCGGGTAGTGGCACTTGATATGATTGGCGTTAACCTTATTTCCGGTGTCGCAGTTTTTTCCGTTGTCCTCAGCACACACGCTTTTTTGGAAGTAATTCTAATCGTCGGGATTTTGGCTTTTATCAGTACAATTGCCCTGTCCCGTTTCGTCGAAAGGAAGGATATCGTTGAACATAAGCGTAATAGTTGA
- a CDS encoding Na+/H+ antiporter subunit G, giving the protein MNISVIVEYTGVFLILIGGIMAVISAIGLLRLPDVYTRSHAATKSSTLAVLLSLTGTFLYFWATENFISVRLVLGIIFVFLTAPVSGHLITRAAYRSHVKLSESSTEDALKDVLFNTETDK; this is encoded by the coding sequence TTGAACATAAGCGTAATAGTTGAATATACGGGTGTTTTCCTTATTTTAATCGGAGGCATCATGGCGGTTATCAGTGCCATCGGTCTTCTTCGCCTTCCGGATGTTTATACACGGTCGCATGCTGCAACAAAAAGTTCTACGTTGGCTGTATTATTGTCTCTTACTGGAACGTTCCTTTACTTTTGGGCTACTGAAAACTTTATCAGTGTCCGGCTGGTGCTCGGCATCATTTTTGTTTTCTTGACTGCGCCGGTATCCGGCCACTTGATCACACGGGCCGCTTACCGCTCGCATGTAAAACTTTCAGAGTCTTCTACTGAAGATGCACTGAAAGATGTTTTGTTTAATACAGAAACAGACAAGTAA